In Pseudomonas alcaliphila JAB1, a single window of DNA contains:
- the infA gene encoding translation initiation factor IF-1: MSKEDSFEMEGTVVDTLPNTMFRVELENGHVVTAHISGKMRKNYIRILTGDKVRVELTPYDLSKGRITYRAR, translated from the coding sequence ATGTCGAAAGAAGACAGCTTCGAAATGGAAGGCACTGTCGTCGACACCCTGCCCAACACCATGTTCCGCGTGGAGTTGGAAAACGGGCACGTCGTTACCGCGCACATCTCCGGCAAGATGCGCAAGAACTACATCCGCATTCTCACTGGTGACAAGGTGCGCGTTGAGCTGACACCTTATGACTTGAGCAAGGGCCGCATCACCTACCGCGCCCGTTAA